The genomic window GAGCGACCAGCCCGTCCGTTTCTTCGGAGACGGCGAGATCCTGGATGTGGGCACGCGGTTCGTGGTGGAAGTCCGGCCTGCCGCATTGCGGGTTCTCGCCCCGGTCGCGGCGCAACAGGCAATCCGGGAGGCGATGTGATCGCGCAGGTGACGCTGGCCACAGCGATCCTCTTCGCCGCGGGGGCCGGGCTGATGACGCTGGCGGAGCGTGCTCGACACGCAGACGCGGCGCGCGTGCGCGCCGACTGGATCAAGTATGGAGTCTACGTGCTGGTGATCGCCGCGATGCTGGGCGCGGGTGCGTGGGACCGGCGCGTGGCCGCGGCGCTGCTCGCGGCGGTGGCGATTGGCGGAGCGCTGGAACTTCGGGGGAACCTCGCGGGCAGGGTGCGTCGGCCGGACGCGCTCGCAGCCTTGTTCTGCGCGGTGGCGTGCGGCTCCCTCGCGCACCTGGTGATCGGGCCGGCGGCGAACTCGGGAGTGACGGCGGGAGTGATTGGTGAAGCGAAGATGGGCGCGCCGTGGTTCCCCGCCTACGCGCTGGCCATCCTGCTCGTCGCCACCACGGACAGCTTCTCCCAGCTCTGGGGACGGCTGCTCGGTCGCCACAGGCTGTGTCCGAAGCTCAGCCCGGGCAAGACACGCGAAGGGCTGGCGGGAGGATTGGGCACCGCCGTCATCGTAGCCCTGGCGATGGGCTTCCTGGCGCCCGGCCTGGCCCCATGGGCCCGCGTGGCGCTGGGTCTGGCCACCGCCGCGGGTGCCGTCGCCGGCGACCTGGCGTTTTCGTGGATCAAGCGCCAGCTGGGCATCAAGGACTTCTCGTCGTCGCTTCCGGGCCACGGCGGGCTGCTCGACCGCTTTGACAGCCTGCTGGTCGCCGCGCCGGTCTACACTTGGACGCGGTGGCTGCTCGCCGGAAGCTGAGGCGCGGATACCCGGCCGCACGGTCCGAGCCCATGGACTTCGACCCGCGGCAGACACCCCGACCCGATCAGGAGGAGGCCGTCATGAATCCCATTCTCCGGAGCAGCCTGTTTTGGGCACCGCGGGGGCTGTGCATCGCCCTCGCGATGTTCCTGGGCCTGTTTGGCATCGACGTGTTCCAGGGGAGCGCGCCGTTGGCCACAAAACTGCTGGGCTTCGTGATCCACCTGCTGCCCACCTGGATCATCCTGGCGATGCTGGCGGTCGCGTGGCGGTGGGAGTGGGTCGGGGGCGCGATCCTGCTGGCCTTGTCGGCCGCATACGCGGTGTGGGCGCACGACCACCCGAACTGGATCCTGTTGATCGCCGGCCCGGCGGTACTGGTCGGAGTCCTGTTCCTGGTGGGATGGTTCCTCCGCGAGGAGATCCGGGGTCACTCCCGGCGCAAGGCCGTCCCGGGCCAATAGCGCCGTCGGGTGGAATGCCCCGCACAGGCTATAGGCCGAGTTCCTTGATCAAACGATTGAGGAATGTCCGCTGCAACCCCAGCAGCTCCGCCGCGCGCGTCTGGTTGCCGCCGCACTGGGCCAGCGCGCGAGCGATGTGCTCCTTCTTGAACTGCAGCACCGCGTCGTGCAGCGGCAGCACGCCGCCGGGCGCTGCAGTGGCGGGCGGAGCATCCGGATCCGCACCGGCGGCGAATACCTCGGGCGGGAGCAGGTCGGGGGTGAGCGTGTCGGTGCGCGCCAGCACCGCCATGCGCTCCACGGCGTTCTTGAGCTGGCGCACGTTGCCCGGCCAGGCGTAGGAGCGCAGGATCTGCTCGGTGCGCACCGCGAACTTGAGCGGCCCGCGCCGCAACTCGGAGACGTAACGCTCGAGGAACCTGCGCGCCAGAGGCGCGATGTCCTCGGGCCTCTCGCGCAACGGCGGCACGCGCAGGCGGATCACGTTGAGCCGGAAATAGAGGTCCTCGCGGAAGCGGCCGGCCTTCACCTCGGCGTCCAGGTCCCGGTTGGTGGCCGCCACGATGCGCGCGTCCACCGAGAGCGTGCGCGTGCCGCCCACGCGCTCGAACTCGTGCGTTTCCAGGAAGTGCAGCAGCTTGGTCTGCAGCCGCGGGGAGATGTCGCCCACCTCGTCCAGGAACGCGGTGCCGCCCGCGGCGGCCTCCAGGCGGCCCTCCTTGCGCGCCACGGCGCCGGTGAACGCGCCCTTCTCGTGGCCGAAGAGCGTGGACTCGATCAGCTCGTCGGAGAGGGCCACGCAGTTCACGTACACGAACGGCCCGGCGGCGCGCGGGCTCCGGCGGTGAATGAACTCGGCCAGCACCTGCTTGCCGCTGCCGCTCTCGCCGTTGAGGAGCACCGTGGCGTTAGACTGCGCAGCGCGCGTGCCGGTCTCCAGAAGCTCGCGCATCGCCGGCGACTCTCCCTGCACGAAACCGGCGCCCGGGCCGGCGATTCGCTCCTCCAGGGCGCGGTTCACCCGCTGCAGGCTGCGCGTCTCCAGCGCGCGCTCCACCACCGCCTGCAGCATGTCGAAGTCTGCCGGCTTGAGCAGGAAGTCCGAGGCGCCCAGCTTGAGCGCCTCCACCGCGGCCTCCACCGAGCCGTGCGCGGTGAGCATCACGATGTCCGCGGAGCACCCGCCGTCGC from Candidatus Eisenbacteria bacterium includes these protein-coding regions:
- a CDS encoding sigma-54-dependent Fis family transcriptional regulator, translated to MKAHVLIVDDDAQLRRALADRFSFWGHAPAEAADGLSALEAAAKREFDLVLLDLQMPGMSGLEVLRQLRDGGCSADIVMLTAHGSVEAAVEALKLGASDFLLKPADFDMLQAVVERALETRSLQRVNRALEERIAGPGAGFVQGESPAMRELLETGTRAAQSNATVLLNGESGSGKQVLAEFIHRRSPRAAGPFVYVNCVALSDELIESTLFGHEKGAFTGAVARKEGRLEAAAGGTAFLDEVGDISPRLQTKLLHFLETHEFERVGGTRTLSVDARIVAATNRDLDAEVKAGRFREDLYFRLNVIRLRVPPLRERPEDIAPLARRFLERYVSELRRGPLKFAVRTEQILRSYAWPGNVRQLKNAVERMAVLARTDTLTPDLLPPEVFAAGADPDAPPATAAPGGVLPLHDAVLQFKKEHIARALAQCGGNQTRAAELLGLQRTFLNRLIKELGL
- a CDS encoding phosphatidate cytidylyltransferase encodes the protein MIAQVTLATAILFAAGAGLMTLAERARHADAARVRADWIKYGVYVLVIAAMLGAGAWDRRVAAALLAAVAIGGALELRGNLAGRVRRPDALAALFCAVACGSLAHLVIGPAANSGVTAGVIGEAKMGAPWFPAYALAILLVATTDSFSQLWGRLLGRHRLCPKLSPGKTREGLAGGLGTAVIVALAMGFLAPGLAPWARVALGLATAAGAVAGDLAFSWIKRQLGIKDFSSSLPGHGGLLDRFDSLLVAAPVYTWTRWLLAGS